Proteins from a single region of Amblyomma americanum isolate KBUSLIRL-KWMA chromosome 10, ASM5285725v1, whole genome shotgun sequence:
- the LOC144107801 gene encoding uncharacterized protein LOC144107801 isoform X4, which translates to MTAGALELPRNPTRFLSATQVWPVQRMAEKCSPLMDGILSEAESSSGQSAAEDLLVKEGRAAASLKKRLRDLLNEEGSSSDEELVMRKGRGQERETTRAQRRKIRRLETRVDALERKNSRLEDLLVNKLAALISRLSQRGERDPLGNETSGRPAACNCRCACHPETSADKATTSTEPNGNATPALPEVDEQEPHTSAAPAPPRVDKQDLNGNTAPDLPEVDGQVCLGGGVYIPGDRWRRLLGQPKDSLFCREALRLLWSESDLKDRSVTGQPCRRFRKSGGLQGKKALSPVKLRAVASTSWV; encoded by the exons ATGACTGCAGGTGCATTggagttgccacgaaatccaacccga TTCCTTTCAGCTACTCAAGTTTGGCCAGTCCAAAGAATGGCAGAGAAGTGCTCACCGTTAATGGATGGTATACTGTCTGAAGCTGAATCCAGCAGTGGGCAGTCAGCTGCAGAG GATTTGTTGGTAAAGGAAGGGAGGGCAGCTGCTTCGCTGAAAAAGAGACTTCGTGACCTTCTCAACGAAGAAGGTTCAAGCTCAGATGAAGAGCTTGTCATGAGGAAGGGCAGGGGCCAGGAGCGGGAAACCACCAGGGCACAGCGAAGGAAGATCAGACGTCTCGAAACGAGGGTGGATGCACTGGAGAGGAAGAACAGTCGCCTGGAAGACCTCCTTGTGAACAAACTTG CGGCACTGATCAGCAGGCTGTCACAGCGTGGTGAACGAGACCCTCTAGGGAACGAAACCAGTGGAAGACCAGCGGCTTGCAACTGCAGATGTGCATGTCACCCTGAGACAAGCGCTGACAAAGCCACCACAAGCACG GAGCCAAATGGGAATGCTACACCTGCTCTTCCCGAGGTTGATGAGCAG GAGCCACATACGAGTGCTGCACCTGCTCCTCCCAGGGTTGATAAGCAG GACCTAAATGGGAACACTGCTCCTGATCTTCCAGAGGTTGATGGCCAG GTTTGTCTTGGCGGAGGAGTGTACATCCCCGGCGACCGCTGGCGGCGGCTGCTTGGGCAGCCGAAAGATTCCCTGTTTTGCAGGGAGGCATTGAGGCTTCTATGGAGTGAATCGGACCTGAAAGATCGGAGTGTAACAGGGCAACCTTGCCGACGCTTCCGCAAATCTGGTGGATTGCAAGGGAAAAAGGCCCTTAGTCCCGTCAAGCTGCGGGCTGTCGCAA